From Lycium ferocissimum isolate CSIRO_LF1 chromosome 12, AGI_CSIRO_Lferr_CH_V1, whole genome shotgun sequence, one genomic window encodes:
- the LOC132039548 gene encoding LEAF RUST 10 DISEASE-RESISTANCE LOCUS RECEPTOR-LIKE PROTEIN KINASE-like 1.2 isoform X1, which yields MCPSQLLSSFFLVSLLLLLFSIFINSSRADDTSFANCPSSICENGLEISYPFWRLDSHNPPSSPYCGYPGFGIFCSQKDRILHISEDSFYVKEINYSNHSLTLVDIDALDSRGCPRVHHNLTIDDDLPLVYSELDMNLTFYYNCTGSLPDPTCTLDCLTSGGNKSYLYVEDYEPEDLNWYRTCEKKVVVPVMKGGWTGERGAAMDEGFVLHWENATECGKCEVSDGRCGYRNLTQESLCFCKDGTVNFHNCYNNKGRKKRIAIKVSIGVGAAAFTALMAGVLFLIYRRRQKKIDAGSSVFTRSILSYPSSTKDPEKANITIGVHLFDYDELVEATNNFDSKKELGDGGYGTVYKGKLRDGRVVAVKRLYENNCKRVEQFINEIDILTRLHHPNLVTLYGCTSRHSRELLLVYEYIPNGTVADHLYGGDSTPRSLSWNTRMKIAIETANALAYLHASDVIHRDVKTNNILLDNNFCVKVADFGLSRLFPTDVTHVSTAPQGTPGYVDPEYHQCYQLTDKSDVYSFGVVLIELISSLPAVDICRHRYEINLSNMAINKIQGNALHELVDSNLGFETDDKVRSMITAVAELAFQCLQSDGDMRPSMQEVVEALLRIQRMNKTGKTDKPDNDDSGLSKNNTSLVSPDSVTAKWSSSSTTPNAST from the exons ATGTGTCCAAGTCAATTATTATCCAGCTTCTTCTTGGtctctctccttcttcttttgttctcCATCTTCATCAACTCCAGTAGAGCTGATGATACGTCCTTTGCAAATTGCCCTTCATCTATCTGTGAAAATGGACTTGAAATTTCATATCCTTTTTGGAGACTTGATAGCCACAACCCCCCCTCTTCACCATACTGTGGCTATCCAGGATTTGGAATCTTCTGTTCTCAAAAAGATCGAATTCTGCATATTTCCGAGGATTCTTTCTATGTTAAGGAGATTAATTACAGTAACCACTCCCTTACCCTAGTGGATATTGATGCTCTTGATAGCAGAGGATGCCCCAGGGTACATCATAATCTTACTATAGATGACGACTTGCCATTGGTATATTCGGAGCTTGATATGAATCTTACTTTCTATTATAACTGTACCGGTTCTCTTCCAGATCCTACTTGTACGTTAGATTGCTTAACTTCAGGTGGAAACAaatcatatttatatgttgAGGATTATGAGCCGGAAGATTTGAATTGGTATCGAACATGTGAGAAGAAAGTGGTGGTGCCTGTGATGAAGGGTGGGTGGACTGGAGAACGTGGTGCGGCGATGGATGAGGGGTTCGTATTACATTGGGAGAATGCGACGGAGTGCGGAAAGTGTGAGGTCTCAGACGGGCGTTGTGGTTACCGCAATTTAACCCAAGAGTCCTTGTGCTTCTGCAAAGATGGCACCGTAAACTTTCATAACTGCTACAACAACAAAG GACGAAAAAAGAGAATTGCCATAAAGGTTTCCATAGGTGTTGGTGCAGCTGCATTTACCGCTTTGATGGCAGGTGTATTGTTCCTTATCTATCGTCGTAGACAGAAGAAAATTGATGCTGGTTCGTCTGTGTTCACCAGAAGCATTCTTTCCTATCCCTCCTCAACAAAGGATCCCGAAAAGGCTAATATAACTATCGGAGTTCACCTCTTTGACTACGATGAACTGGTAGAAGCCACGAACAATTTTGATTCCAAGAAAGAGCTTGGAGATGGTGGATATGGCACAGTATACAAAG GTAAACTTCGAGATGGACGTGTTGTTGCTGTCAAACGTTTATATGAAAACAACTGCAAGAGGGTAGAGCAATTCATAAATGAAATAGATATCCTAACACGGTTGCATCATCCAAATCTTGTCACTCTTTACGGATGCACATCTCGCCATTCGCGTGAGCTTCTACTTGTTTATGAATACATTCCCAATGGCACAGTTGCTGATCATCTATATGGTGGTGATTCAACCCCTAGATCGCTTTCATGGAATACACGAATGAAAATTGCCATAGAAACAGCAAATGCACTTGCCTATCTGCATGCTTCAGATGTCATCCACCGAGATGTAAAAACTAATAATATCCTTCTAGACAACAATTTCTGTGTTAAAGTAGCAGATTTTGGCTTATCTCGGCTTTTCCCAACGGATGTTACTCATGTCTCCACAGCTCCACAGGGTACTCCTGGATATGTTGATCCTGAGTACCACCAGTGCTATCAGCTCACTGACAAAAGCGATGTTTATAGTTTCGGAGTGGTATTAATTGAGCTTATATCGTCATTGCCTGCTGTTGATATCTGTAGGCACCGATATGAAATTAATTTGTCAAATATGGCCATCAACAAGATTCAGGGAAATGCATTACATGAGTTGGTGGATTCAAATCTTGGGTTTGAAACTGATGACAAAGTAAGGTCAATGATAACTGCAGTGGCAGAGTTAGCATTCCAGTGTCTACAGAGCGATGGGGATATGAGGCCGTCTATGCAGGAAGTTGTGGAGGCTTTGCTAAGAATTCAGAGAATGAATAAAACAGGGAAAACAGACAAGCCTGATAATGATGATTCAGGGTTGTCGAAGAATAACACATCATTAGTCTCACCTGATTCGGTTACTGCAAAATGGAGTAGCAGTTCAACTACACCCAATGCCAGTACCTAG
- the LOC132039548 gene encoding LEAF RUST 10 DISEASE-RESISTANCE LOCUS RECEPTOR-LIKE PROTEIN KINASE-like 1.2 isoform X2, translating to MKLQSLFMVKKSVSVLVIAILFITLADDTLSIYLNSSACVAQSCGNGVKISYPFWIPEKQPSYCGLPAYKVTCDERKTFLHIFGEEFIIKEVFYTNNSILLAKADVFDEDNKCPVPRHNFSVRGTPFSLGPNTADLFFFYDCIQPNERETYDVNCARNATHHSFAVFHTELLKHYNYSVESCQDPVYALVEADSLDRLLKMNYRQVLQKGFFLQWDGTNCRDCQNSGGHCGAQSNEFLCICKDQTQPRTCLHGRKKRIAIKVSIGVGAAAFTALMAGVLFLIYRRRQKKIDAGSSVFTRSILSYPSSTKDPEKANITIGVHLFDYDELVEATNNFDSKKELGDGGYGTVYKGKLRDGRVVAVKRLYENNCKRVEQFINEIDILTRLHHPNLVTLYGCTSRHSRELLLVYEYIPNGTVADHLYGGDSTPRSLSWNTRMKIAIETANALAYLHASDVIHRDVKTNNILLDNNFCVKVADFGLSRLFPTDVTHVSTAPQGTPGYVDPEYHQCYQLTDKSDVYSFGVVLIELISSLPAVDICRHRYEINLSNMAINKIQGNALHELVDSNLGFETDDKVRSMITAVAELAFQCLQSDGDMRPSMQEVVEALLRIQRMNKTGKTDKPDNDDSGLSKNNTSLVSPDSVTAKWSSSSTTPNAST from the exons ATGAAACTCCAAAGCCTATTCATGGTCAAGAAATCTGTTTCTGTTCTTGTCATTGCCATTCTTTTCATCACCTTGGCAGATGACACTCTCTCTATATACCTCAATTCTAGTGCTTGCGTTGCACAGAGTTGTGGTAATGGGGTGAAGATATCATACCCCTTTTGGATTCCTGAGAAACAACCATCCTATTGTGGCTTACCAGCTTATAAAGTCACCTGCGACGAACGTAAGacatttcttcatatttttggaGAGGAATTTATCATTAAGGAAGTATTTTACACAAACAACTCAATTCTGCTAGCCAAAGCAGATGTGTTTGATGAAGACAACAAATGTCCAGTGCCTAGACATAATTTTAGCGTAAGGGGTACTCCGTTTTCATTGGGGCCTAATACTGCAgatcttttcttcttctatgaCTGTATTCAACCTAATGAAAGGGAGACATATGATGTGAACTGTGCCCGCAATGCCACTCATCATTCTTTTGCGGTTTTTCATACTGAGCTATTGAAGCACTATAACTATTCAGTCGAATCCTGTCAAGATCCTGTTTATGCCCTTGTTGAGGCTGATTCTCTAGATAGATTGCTAAAAATGAATTACAGACAAGTTCTGCAAAAGGGATTCTTTCTGCAGTGGGATGGGACTAATTGTAGAGATTGCCAGAATAGTGGAGGGCACTGTGGTGCTCAAAGTAATGAATTTCTGTGCATTTGCAAAGACCAAACCCAACCAAGAACATGTCTTCATG GACGAAAAAAGAGAATTGCCATAAAGGTTTCCATAGGTGTTGGTGCAGCTGCATTTACCGCTTTGATGGCAGGTGTATTGTTCCTTATCTATCGTCGTAGACAGAAGAAAATTGATGCTGGTTCGTCTGTGTTCACCAGAAGCATTCTTTCCTATCCCTCCTCAACAAAGGATCCCGAAAAGGCTAATATAACTATCGGAGTTCACCTCTTTGACTACGATGAACTGGTAGAAGCCACGAACAATTTTGATTCCAAGAAAGAGCTTGGAGATGGTGGATATGGCACAGTATACAAAG GTAAACTTCGAGATGGACGTGTTGTTGCTGTCAAACGTTTATATGAAAACAACTGCAAGAGGGTAGAGCAATTCATAAATGAAATAGATATCCTAACACGGTTGCATCATCCAAATCTTGTCACTCTTTACGGATGCACATCTCGCCATTCGCGTGAGCTTCTACTTGTTTATGAATACATTCCCAATGGCACAGTTGCTGATCATCTATATGGTGGTGATTCAACCCCTAGATCGCTTTCATGGAATACACGAATGAAAATTGCCATAGAAACAGCAAATGCACTTGCCTATCTGCATGCTTCAGATGTCATCCACCGAGATGTAAAAACTAATAATATCCTTCTAGACAACAATTTCTGTGTTAAAGTAGCAGATTTTGGCTTATCTCGGCTTTTCCCAACGGATGTTACTCATGTCTCCACAGCTCCACAGGGTACTCCTGGATATGTTGATCCTGAGTACCACCAGTGCTATCAGCTCACTGACAAAAGCGATGTTTATAGTTTCGGAGTGGTATTAATTGAGCTTATATCGTCATTGCCTGCTGTTGATATCTGTAGGCACCGATATGAAATTAATTTGTCAAATATGGCCATCAACAAGATTCAGGGAAATGCATTACATGAGTTGGTGGATTCAAATCTTGGGTTTGAAACTGATGACAAAGTAAGGTCAATGATAACTGCAGTGGCAGAGTTAGCATTCCAGTGTCTACAGAGCGATGGGGATATGAGGCCGTCTATGCAGGAAGTTGTGGAGGCTTTGCTAAGAATTCAGAGAATGAATAAAACAGGGAAAACAGACAAGCCTGATAATGATGATTCAGGGTTGTCGAAGAATAACACATCATTAGTCTCACCTGATTCGGTTACTGCAAAATGGAGTAGCAGTTCAACTACACCCAATGCCAGTACCTAG